In Dromiciops gliroides isolate mDroGli1 chromosome 4, mDroGli1.pri, whole genome shotgun sequence, one DNA window encodes the following:
- the LOC122755181 gene encoding translation initiation factor IF-2-like: MNSLTMTTYETPKIQNGSQSFVTFFCFFSDNGRVAENGAEGAKNGAAFISSLNFNLVVNASDARPLLTCSNPAFATSLLSSLNSGVGGGPLRAPAPTIAGEGRWECWNPEGPAAPYISLGPPIQAGADRDKPGRAAPGLAELRQGGAGRAEPGLSRGGAGRGELSRGGACRPVPTRADPCRPVPTRADPCRPVPTRADPCRPVPRRGGPCRPVPTRADPCRPVPTRADPCRPLPRRAGRAAPGQAVPRWGQPCRAGAGRAEPGRGVPTRADPCRAGAGRAAPGRGELSRGGACRAGANRAAPGRGELSRGGACRPVPTRADPCRPAVPRRGRPCRAGANRAAPGRGELSRGGACRPVPRWGGPCRAGAGRADPCRAGAGRAAPGRGELSRGGACRAGAGLFRRKRGSETASHI; this comes from the exons ATGAATTCTTTGACCATGACAACCTATGAAAcaccaaaaatacaaaatggatctcAGTCCTTTGTGACTTTCTTCTGCTTCTTCAGTGACAATGGCCGTGTAGCAGAAAATGGAGCAGAGGGTGCTAAGAATGGTGCAGCTTTTATATCGTCTCTGAACTTTAACTTGGTTGTTAATGCTTCAGATGCGAGACCCTTACTCA CCTGCTCCAACCCTGCATTTGCGACgtctctgctgagttccttgaactcaggagttgGGGGTGGCCCCCTCCGGGCTCCGGCTCCGACCATCGCTGGTGAAGGGCGCTGGGAGTGCTGGAACCCGGAGGGCCCCGCAGCTCCTTACATCTCGCTGGGGcctccaatt CAGGCCGGGGCGGACCGGGACAAGCCGGGGCGAGCCGCGCCAGGGCTAGCCGAGCTGCGccagggcggggcggggcgggctgAGCCAGGACTGagccggggcggggcggggcggggcgagctGAGCCGGGGCGGGGCGTGCCGACCCGTGCCGACCCGTGCCGACCCGTGCCGACCCGTGCCGACCCGTGCCGACCCGTGCCGACCCGTGCCGACCCGTGCCGACCCGTGCCGacccgtgccgcgccggggcgggccgtgccgacCCGTGCCGACACGTGCCGACCCGTGCCGACCCGTGCCGACCCGTGCCGACCCGTGCCGACCCTTGCCGCGCCGGGcaggccgtgccgcgccggggcagGCCGTGCCGCGCTGGGGCCaaccgtgccgcgccggggcggggcgagctgAGCCGGGGCGGGGCGTGCCGACCCGTGCCGACCCGTGCCGCgctggggcgggccgtgccgcgccggggcggggcgagctgAGCCGGGGCGGggcgtgccgcgccggggcgaaccgtgccgcgccggggcggggcgagctgAGCCGGGGCGGGGCGTGCCGACCCGTGCCGACCCGTGCCGACCCGTGCCGaccc gccgtgccgcgccggggcagGCCGTGCCGCGCTGGGGCGaaccgtgccgcgccggggcggggcgagctgAGCCGGGGCGGGGCGTGCCGACCCGTGCCGCgctggggcgggccgtgccgcgccggggcggggcgtGCCGACCCGTGCCGCgctggggcgggccgtgccgcgccggggcggggcgagctgAGCCGGGGCGGggcgtgccgcgccggggcgggcc TCTTCAGAAGGAAGAGGGGTAGTGAAACAGCGTCTCACATTTGA